One Zingiber officinale cultivar Zhangliang unplaced genomic scaffold, Zo_v1.1 ctg219, whole genome shotgun sequence DNA window includes the following coding sequences:
- the LOC122036821 gene encoding L-ascorbate oxidase-like: MANALLIACVVSVLLHAVGGATVRRFKWEVGYIYASPDCEEKLVMAINGQFPGPTIRAKAGDTIHLQLKNTLHTEGVVIHWHGIRQHGTPWADGTASISQCAINPEESFLYRFKVDKAGTYFYHGHYGMQRAAGLYGSLIVDVSDGEEEPFQYDGEFNLLLSDWYHTSIYDQMVGLSSRPMKWIGEPQSLLINGRGQTNCSLAASLVPGSSACELTSKDCEPVVLKVLPNKTYRLRIASATSLASLNLAIGNHSMTVVEADGNYVEPFTVDDMDIYSGESYSVLVTTNQKTSSNYWISVGVRGRKPNTQSALAIINYPPNAPSKLPESSPPATPLWNDYARSKSFTYRILARQGAPKPPPNADKRIALLNTQNKMDGYTKWAINNVSLALPATPYLGSMRYHLKNAFDTKIPPESFPSDYDVMRPAKNQNTTQSTNAYVFQFNSTIDVILQNANAIAENVSEIHPWHLHGHDFWVLGYGDGRFQEKDVSTFNLKNPPLRNTVVIFPYGWTALRFIADNPGVWAFHCHIEPHLHMGMGVVFAEGVENVRNVPTEAITCGMTGKMLINNHLP; the protein is encoded by the exons ATGGCCAACGCCCTGCTCATCGCTTGCGTCGTCTCAGTTCTTTTGCACGCCGTCGGCGGAGCCACCGTCAGGCGCTTCAAATGGGAGGTGGGCTACATATACGCATCGCCGGACTGCGAAGAGAAGCTGGTGATGGCGATCAACGGGCAGTTCCCGGGCCCGACCATCCGCGCCAAGGCCGGCGACACGATTCATCTCCAGCTGAAGAATACTCTGCACACTGAAGGAGTCGTCATCCACTGGCACGGTATCCGACAG CATGGAACACCTTGGGCTGATGGGACTGCCTCCATCTCCCAATGCGCCATCAATCCTGAGGAGAGTTTTCTCTACAGATTTAAAGTCGACAAG GCCGGCACATATTTCTACCATGGGCATTACGGGATGCAGAGAGCTGCAGGGCTGTACGGGTCTCTCATAGTGGACGTGTCTGATGGGGAAGAGGAGCCGTTCCAGTACGATGGAGAGTTCAATCTGCTCCTCAGTGATTGGTACCATACAAGCATTTATGATCAGATGGTTGGACTCTCTTCCAGACCAATGAAATGGATCGGAGAACCCCAA AGTCTATTGATCAATGGCAGAGGGCAGACTAACTGTTCCCTGGCCGCATCTCTTGTCCCTGGATCCAGCGCATGCGAGTTAACAAGCAAAGACTGTGAACCCGTGGTGCTCAAAGTTCTTCCAAACAAAACATACAGGCTGCGGATTGCGAGCGCCACTTCACTGGCTTCGCTGAATCTGGCCATCGGA AATCACAGCATGACAGTGGTGGAAGCAGACGGCAACTACGTGGAACCATTCACCGTGGATGATATGGACATATATTCCGGTGAAAGTTACTCGGTGCTCGTCACTACAAACCAGAAAACATCATCAAACTACTGGATTTCCGTCGGAGTTAGGGGAAGAAAACCAAATACACAATCTGCTTTGGCTATCATAAACTACCCCCCGAATGCCCCATCAAAATTACCGGAATCTAGTCCCCCGGCCACCCCACTATGGAATGACTATGCCCGCAGCAAATCATTCACGTACAGGATTCTCGCCCGGCAGGGCGCACCGAAGCCCCCTCCCAACGCTGACAAGCGAATCGCCTTGCTCAACACCCAGAACAAAATGGATGGTTATACTAAGTGGGCTATCAACAATGTCTCTTTAGCACTTCCTGCCACCCCTTATTTAGGGTCCATGAGATATCATCTGAAGAATGCATTTGATACTAAAATACCGCCAGAGAGCTTCCCCTCAGATTATGATGTGATGAGACCAGCCAAAAATCAAAATACGACGCAAAGTACCAACGCATATGTTTTCCAATTCAACAGCACGATCGACGTAATCCTTCAAAATGCAAACGCCATAGCAGAGAATGTTAGTGAAATACATCCGTGGCATTTGCACGGGCACGACTTCTGGGTGCTAGGGTATGGGGATGGAAGATTCCAAGAGAAGGATGTTTCAACATTTAATCTGAAGAATCCTCCACTCAGAAACACAGTGGTGATCTTTCCTTACGGTTGGACGGCATTAAGGTTTATAGCAGACAACCCTGGAGTTTGGGCATTTCACTGCCATATAGAACCACACCTACATATGGGCATGGGTGTAGTATTTGCAGAAGGTGTTGAAAATGTCAGAAATGTCCCAACAGAAGCTATAACTTGTGGGATGACTGGAAAAATGTTAATCAACAATCACCTCCCATGA